In Bombus terrestris chromosome 6, iyBomTerr1.2, whole genome shotgun sequence, a single window of DNA contains:
- the LOC100651522 gene encoding rho GTPase-activating protein 26 isoform X1 codes for MGVGLKPLEFTDCLTDSPYFRENLHYHERELEKTSQQIKRLIKEVKDLLLAAKNLSRAQRAFSKTLQNFSFECIGETQTEDETHISQSLKEFGKLIASIEDERDRMLERAYDQIILPLENFRKEHIGGVKDGKKKFEKQTIKFCQSQERYLNLSTKKQDNVLQEADATLEMAERHFCQASLEYVFLLQEVQERKKFEFVETLLGFMFGWLTFYHQGHEVAEDFKPYMTELQLKIQKTRENFLATRDKTESLMNKMKDMKKSAVESGVNKLYTREGYLFLMEKKAFGTTWTKQYCTYQKDKKEFTMIPYNQLTGKFSSKEVFTLASCVRRMSDTIEKRFCFDITTIDKPNVVYTFQALSEEDRKLWLDAMDGKEPYVYLSFQNYPVVGASTKSEETTLDETGFMFVSKCITTLEERGLEEQGLYRVVGVASKVNKLLAMGLDRRKLEKLNLDDRFEWESKTITSALKTYLRTLSEPLMTFRYYNSFISAAKQEIKEARINDIHNLVYRLPKTNFNMLVLLIKHLYSVAKKSDKNLMTVGNLAVCFGPSLLRPEEETVASIMDIKFYNIVVEILIENCERIIAGPPQDTVRSTQNTIPSRSQRVNVEDGSTSSGNGTPFLRYPVHTNISSPHGHLGTRSYYDSPLAVVTKSSSIDERKNGDYEETEHTSHRMPTYLDSRSGRVKLTNANLIYHSADKVLTSGNTSSSSESIASDPHSFSSDLPVKQKRGSMMSVHYPSGYTQRNNPSVSVVNTSPSSGRSSPGQVPGIWRVRTLYACVAESDGELSFEPNQIITNVKASLEPGWLEGTLNGKTGLVPKNYVEQLP; via the exons ATGGGTGTTGGCCTCAAACCATTAGAGTTTACGGATTGCTTAACCGATAGTCCTTACTTTCGAGAGAATCTTCATTATCATGAGCGTGAATTGGAGAAGACCAGCCAACAAATTAAACGGCTCATCAAAGAGGTCAAAGATCTTTTATTAGCTGCCAAAA ATTTGTCCAGAGCGCAGAGAGCATTTTCCAAAACATTGCAGAATTTTAGTTTTGAATGTATTGGAGAAACTCAAACTGAGGACGAAACTCACATATCACAAAGTCTTAAGGAATTTGGTAAACTTATTGCATCAATAGAGGATGAAAGGGATCGCATG cTTGAACGTGCTTATGATCAAATTATACTCCCTTTGGAAAACTTTAGAAAAGAACACATTGGAGGCGTCAAG GACGGAAAGAAGAAATTTGAGAAACAAACTATTAAATTTTGCCAAAGCCAAGAACGCTACTTGAATTTGTCTACTAAAAAACAAGACAATGTTCTTCAAGag GCTGATGCAACATTGGAAATGGCTGAAAGACATTTTTGTCAAGCTAGTTTAGAGTATGTGTTCTTGCTTCAAGAAGTACAAGAAcgtaaaaaatttgaatttgtggAAACT TTATTAGGTTTTATGTTTGGTTGGTTAACATTTTATCATCAAGGACATGAAGTTGCAGAGGATTTTAAACCTTATATGACTGAACTGCAGCTAAAAATACAAAAG ACTAGAGAAAATTTCCTTGCTACCCGGGATAAAACAGAATCACTTATGAATAAAATGAAGGATATGAAAAAG tCTGCTGTAGAAAGTGGGGTCAATAAACTATACACACGTGAAGGTTATTTGTTTCTAATGGAAAaga AGGCATTTGGCACAACATGGACAAAACAGTATTGCACATATCAAAAGGACAAAAAGGAATTTACAATGATACCTTATAATCAACTTACAGGAAAGTTT AGTAGCAAAGAAGTTTTTACATTGGCATCTTGTGTACGTCGTATGTCAGATACAATTGAAAAACGATTTTGCTTTGATATCACCACTATTGATAA aCCTAATGTAGTATATACATTCCAAGCGCTTTCTGAAGAAGATAGAAAATTATGGCTTGATGCCATGGATGGTAAAGAACCA TATGTATATTTATCATTCCAGAATTATCCTGTAGTAGGTGCATCAACCAAATCTGAAGAAACCACCTTAGATGAAACTGGTTTCATGTTCGTATCAAAATGCATTACAACGCTCGAGGAAAGAG GCCTTGAAGAACAAGGTCTCTACAGAGTCGTTGGTGTTGCTTCCAAAGTAAATAAACTTTTAGCTATGGGGCTAGATAGAAGGAAACTAGAGAAACTTAATCTGGATGATCGCTTTGAATGGGAAAGTAAAACTATTACTAGTGCACTCAAAACATATTTGAGGACGCTATCTGAACCGTTAATGACTTTCCGATATTATAATAGTTTCATTTCAGCTGCGA AACAAGAAATCAAAGAAGCACGTATCAATGATATTCATAATCTTGTTTATCGACTCccaaaaacaaatttcaatatgCTAGTGCTTCTTATTAAACATTTGTACAG CGTGGCGAAAAAAAgtgataaaaatttaatgacTGTCGGTAATTTAGCGGTATGTTTCGGGCCATCCTTACTACGACCAGAAGAAGAAACAGTAGCTTCTATAAtggatattaaattttataatatagtagtcgaaattttaattgaaaattgtgagaGAATAATTGCTGGTCCACCACAAGATACTGTACGCTCAACACAAAATACCATTCCCTCTCGATCACAACGAGTTAATGTAGAAGATGGGTCAACATCTTCTGGTAATGGAACTCCTTTCCTAAGGTATCCAGTACATACTAATATATCTTCACCACATGGACAT cTTGGTACTAGATCATACTATGATAGCCCACTAGCAGTTGTTACTAAATCATCTTCTATAGATGAACGAAAAAATGGCGACTACGAAGAAACAGAACATACAAGTCACAGAATGCCGACATATTTAGATAGTCGAAGTGGACGTGTTAAATTAACGAATGCAAATCTTATATATCATTCTGCAGATAAAG TATTAACTAGTGGCAATACGAGTAGCTCGAGTGAATCAATCGCTTCTGATCCACATTCATTTTCATCCGACTTGCCAGTAAAACAAAAACGTGGTTCTATGATGTCTGTACATTACCCGTCAGGTTACACTCAACGAAACAATCCATCGGTATCTGT AGTTAATACATCACCTAGCAGTGGACGTTCAAGCCCTGGACAAGTACCTGGTATTTG GAGAGTCCGCACTTTGTATGCTTGTGTGGCCGAAAGCGATGGAGAATTGTCATTTGAACCAAATCAAATTATTACAAATG tAAAGGCCTCTTTGGAACCAGGATGGTTGGAAGGTACATTAAATGGTAAGACGGGATTGGTCCCAAAGAATTATGTTGAACAATTGCCTTGA
- the LOC100651522 gene encoding rho GTPase-activating protein 26 isoform X3: MGVGLKPLEFTDCLTDSPYFRENLHYHERELEKTSQQIKRLIKEVKDLLLAAKNLSRAQRAFSKTLQNFSFECIGETQTEDETHISQSLKEFGKLIASIEDERDRMLERAYDQIILPLENFRKEHIGGVKDGKKKFEKQTIKFCQSQERYLNLSTKKQDNVLQEADATLEMAERHFCQASLEYVFLLQEVQERKKFEFVETLLGFMFGWLTFYHQGHEVAEDFKPYMTELQLKIQKSAVESGVNKLYTREGYLFLMEKKAFGTTWTKQYCTYQKDKKEFTMIPYNQLTGKFSSKEVFTLASCVRRMSDTIEKRFCFDITTIDKPNVVYTFQALSEEDRKLWLDAMDGKEPYVYLSFQNYPVVGASTKSEETTLDETGFMFVSKCITTLEERGLEEQGLYRVVGVASKVNKLLAMGLDRRKLEKLNLDDRFEWESKTITSALKTYLRTLSEPLMTFRYYNSFISAAKQEIKEARINDIHNLVYRLPKTNFNMLVLLIKHLYSVAKKSDKNLMTVGNLAVCFGPSLLRPEEETVASIMDIKFYNIVVEILIENCERIIAGPPQDTVRSTQNTIPSRSQRVNVEDGSTSSGNGTPFLRYPVHTNISSPHGHLGTRSYYDSPLAVVTKSSSIDERKNGDYEETEHTSHRMPTYLDSRSGRVKLTNANLIYHSADKVLTSGNTSSSSESIASDPHSFSSDLPVKQKRGSMMSVHYPSGYTQRNNPSVSVVNTSPSSGRSSPGQVPGIWRVRTLYACVAESDGELSFEPNQIITNVKASLEPGWLEGTLNGKTGLVPKNYVEQLP; this comes from the exons ATGGGTGTTGGCCTCAAACCATTAGAGTTTACGGATTGCTTAACCGATAGTCCTTACTTTCGAGAGAATCTTCATTATCATGAGCGTGAATTGGAGAAGACCAGCCAACAAATTAAACGGCTCATCAAAGAGGTCAAAGATCTTTTATTAGCTGCCAAAA ATTTGTCCAGAGCGCAGAGAGCATTTTCCAAAACATTGCAGAATTTTAGTTTTGAATGTATTGGAGAAACTCAAACTGAGGACGAAACTCACATATCACAAAGTCTTAAGGAATTTGGTAAACTTATTGCATCAATAGAGGATGAAAGGGATCGCATG cTTGAACGTGCTTATGATCAAATTATACTCCCTTTGGAAAACTTTAGAAAAGAACACATTGGAGGCGTCAAG GACGGAAAGAAGAAATTTGAGAAACAAACTATTAAATTTTGCCAAAGCCAAGAACGCTACTTGAATTTGTCTACTAAAAAACAAGACAATGTTCTTCAAGag GCTGATGCAACATTGGAAATGGCTGAAAGACATTTTTGTCAAGCTAGTTTAGAGTATGTGTTCTTGCTTCAAGAAGTACAAGAAcgtaaaaaatttgaatttgtggAAACT TTATTAGGTTTTATGTTTGGTTGGTTAACATTTTATCATCAAGGACATGAAGTTGCAGAGGATTTTAAACCTTATATGACTGAACTGCAGCTAAAAATACAAAAG tCTGCTGTAGAAAGTGGGGTCAATAAACTATACACACGTGAAGGTTATTTGTTTCTAATGGAAAaga AGGCATTTGGCACAACATGGACAAAACAGTATTGCACATATCAAAAGGACAAAAAGGAATTTACAATGATACCTTATAATCAACTTACAGGAAAGTTT AGTAGCAAAGAAGTTTTTACATTGGCATCTTGTGTACGTCGTATGTCAGATACAATTGAAAAACGATTTTGCTTTGATATCACCACTATTGATAA aCCTAATGTAGTATATACATTCCAAGCGCTTTCTGAAGAAGATAGAAAATTATGGCTTGATGCCATGGATGGTAAAGAACCA TATGTATATTTATCATTCCAGAATTATCCTGTAGTAGGTGCATCAACCAAATCTGAAGAAACCACCTTAGATGAAACTGGTTTCATGTTCGTATCAAAATGCATTACAACGCTCGAGGAAAGAG GCCTTGAAGAACAAGGTCTCTACAGAGTCGTTGGTGTTGCTTCCAAAGTAAATAAACTTTTAGCTATGGGGCTAGATAGAAGGAAACTAGAGAAACTTAATCTGGATGATCGCTTTGAATGGGAAAGTAAAACTATTACTAGTGCACTCAAAACATATTTGAGGACGCTATCTGAACCGTTAATGACTTTCCGATATTATAATAGTTTCATTTCAGCTGCGA AACAAGAAATCAAAGAAGCACGTATCAATGATATTCATAATCTTGTTTATCGACTCccaaaaacaaatttcaatatgCTAGTGCTTCTTATTAAACATTTGTACAG CGTGGCGAAAAAAAgtgataaaaatttaatgacTGTCGGTAATTTAGCGGTATGTTTCGGGCCATCCTTACTACGACCAGAAGAAGAAACAGTAGCTTCTATAAtggatattaaattttataatatagtagtcgaaattttaattgaaaattgtgagaGAATAATTGCTGGTCCACCACAAGATACTGTACGCTCAACACAAAATACCATTCCCTCTCGATCACAACGAGTTAATGTAGAAGATGGGTCAACATCTTCTGGTAATGGAACTCCTTTCCTAAGGTATCCAGTACATACTAATATATCTTCACCACATGGACAT cTTGGTACTAGATCATACTATGATAGCCCACTAGCAGTTGTTACTAAATCATCTTCTATAGATGAACGAAAAAATGGCGACTACGAAGAAACAGAACATACAAGTCACAGAATGCCGACATATTTAGATAGTCGAAGTGGACGTGTTAAATTAACGAATGCAAATCTTATATATCATTCTGCAGATAAAG TATTAACTAGTGGCAATACGAGTAGCTCGAGTGAATCAATCGCTTCTGATCCACATTCATTTTCATCCGACTTGCCAGTAAAACAAAAACGTGGTTCTATGATGTCTGTACATTACCCGTCAGGTTACACTCAACGAAACAATCCATCGGTATCTGT AGTTAATACATCACCTAGCAGTGGACGTTCAAGCCCTGGACAAGTACCTGGTATTTG GAGAGTCCGCACTTTGTATGCTTGTGTGGCCGAAAGCGATGGAGAATTGTCATTTGAACCAAATCAAATTATTACAAATG tAAAGGCCTCTTTGGAACCAGGATGGTTGGAAGGTACATTAAATGGTAAGACGGGATTGGTCCCAAAGAATTATGTTGAACAATTGCCTTGA
- the LOC100651522 gene encoding rho GTPase-activating protein 26 isoform X2, which translates to MGVGLKPLEFTDCLTDSPYFRENLHYHERELEKTSQQIKRLIKEVKDLLLAAKNLSRAQRAFSKTLQNFSFECIGETQTEDETHISQSLKEFGKLIASIEDERDRMLERAYDQIILPLENFRKEHIGGVKDGKKKFEKQTIKFCQSQERYLNLSTKKQDNVLQEADATLEMAERHFCQASLEYVFLLQEVQERKKFEFVETLLGFMFGWLTFYHQGHEVAEDFKPYMTELQLKIQKTRENFLATRDKTESLMNKMKDMKKSAVESGVNKLYTREGYLFLMEKKAFGTTWTKQYCTYQKDKKEFTMIPYNQLTGKFSSKEVFTLASCVRRMSDTIEKRFCFDITTIDKPNVVYTFQALSEEDRKLWLDAMDGKEPNYPVVGASTKSEETTLDETGFMFVSKCITTLEERGLEEQGLYRVVGVASKVNKLLAMGLDRRKLEKLNLDDRFEWESKTITSALKTYLRTLSEPLMTFRYYNSFISAAKQEIKEARINDIHNLVYRLPKTNFNMLVLLIKHLYSVAKKSDKNLMTVGNLAVCFGPSLLRPEEETVASIMDIKFYNIVVEILIENCERIIAGPPQDTVRSTQNTIPSRSQRVNVEDGSTSSGNGTPFLRYPVHTNISSPHGHLGTRSYYDSPLAVVTKSSSIDERKNGDYEETEHTSHRMPTYLDSRSGRVKLTNANLIYHSADKVLTSGNTSSSSESIASDPHSFSSDLPVKQKRGSMMSVHYPSGYTQRNNPSVSVVNTSPSSGRSSPGQVPGIWRVRTLYACVAESDGELSFEPNQIITNVKASLEPGWLEGTLNGKTGLVPKNYVEQLP; encoded by the exons ATGGGTGTTGGCCTCAAACCATTAGAGTTTACGGATTGCTTAACCGATAGTCCTTACTTTCGAGAGAATCTTCATTATCATGAGCGTGAATTGGAGAAGACCAGCCAACAAATTAAACGGCTCATCAAAGAGGTCAAAGATCTTTTATTAGCTGCCAAAA ATTTGTCCAGAGCGCAGAGAGCATTTTCCAAAACATTGCAGAATTTTAGTTTTGAATGTATTGGAGAAACTCAAACTGAGGACGAAACTCACATATCACAAAGTCTTAAGGAATTTGGTAAACTTATTGCATCAATAGAGGATGAAAGGGATCGCATG cTTGAACGTGCTTATGATCAAATTATACTCCCTTTGGAAAACTTTAGAAAAGAACACATTGGAGGCGTCAAG GACGGAAAGAAGAAATTTGAGAAACAAACTATTAAATTTTGCCAAAGCCAAGAACGCTACTTGAATTTGTCTACTAAAAAACAAGACAATGTTCTTCAAGag GCTGATGCAACATTGGAAATGGCTGAAAGACATTTTTGTCAAGCTAGTTTAGAGTATGTGTTCTTGCTTCAAGAAGTACAAGAAcgtaaaaaatttgaatttgtggAAACT TTATTAGGTTTTATGTTTGGTTGGTTAACATTTTATCATCAAGGACATGAAGTTGCAGAGGATTTTAAACCTTATATGACTGAACTGCAGCTAAAAATACAAAAG ACTAGAGAAAATTTCCTTGCTACCCGGGATAAAACAGAATCACTTATGAATAAAATGAAGGATATGAAAAAG tCTGCTGTAGAAAGTGGGGTCAATAAACTATACACACGTGAAGGTTATTTGTTTCTAATGGAAAaga AGGCATTTGGCACAACATGGACAAAACAGTATTGCACATATCAAAAGGACAAAAAGGAATTTACAATGATACCTTATAATCAACTTACAGGAAAGTTT AGTAGCAAAGAAGTTTTTACATTGGCATCTTGTGTACGTCGTATGTCAGATACAATTGAAAAACGATTTTGCTTTGATATCACCACTATTGATAA aCCTAATGTAGTATATACATTCCAAGCGCTTTCTGAAGAAGATAGAAAATTATGGCTTGATGCCATGGATGGTAAAGAACCA AATTATCCTGTAGTAGGTGCATCAACCAAATCTGAAGAAACCACCTTAGATGAAACTGGTTTCATGTTCGTATCAAAATGCATTACAACGCTCGAGGAAAGAG GCCTTGAAGAACAAGGTCTCTACAGAGTCGTTGGTGTTGCTTCCAAAGTAAATAAACTTTTAGCTATGGGGCTAGATAGAAGGAAACTAGAGAAACTTAATCTGGATGATCGCTTTGAATGGGAAAGTAAAACTATTACTAGTGCACTCAAAACATATTTGAGGACGCTATCTGAACCGTTAATGACTTTCCGATATTATAATAGTTTCATTTCAGCTGCGA AACAAGAAATCAAAGAAGCACGTATCAATGATATTCATAATCTTGTTTATCGACTCccaaaaacaaatttcaatatgCTAGTGCTTCTTATTAAACATTTGTACAG CGTGGCGAAAAAAAgtgataaaaatttaatgacTGTCGGTAATTTAGCGGTATGTTTCGGGCCATCCTTACTACGACCAGAAGAAGAAACAGTAGCTTCTATAAtggatattaaattttataatatagtagtcgaaattttaattgaaaattgtgagaGAATAATTGCTGGTCCACCACAAGATACTGTACGCTCAACACAAAATACCATTCCCTCTCGATCACAACGAGTTAATGTAGAAGATGGGTCAACATCTTCTGGTAATGGAACTCCTTTCCTAAGGTATCCAGTACATACTAATATATCTTCACCACATGGACAT cTTGGTACTAGATCATACTATGATAGCCCACTAGCAGTTGTTACTAAATCATCTTCTATAGATGAACGAAAAAATGGCGACTACGAAGAAACAGAACATACAAGTCACAGAATGCCGACATATTTAGATAGTCGAAGTGGACGTGTTAAATTAACGAATGCAAATCTTATATATCATTCTGCAGATAAAG TATTAACTAGTGGCAATACGAGTAGCTCGAGTGAATCAATCGCTTCTGATCCACATTCATTTTCATCCGACTTGCCAGTAAAACAAAAACGTGGTTCTATGATGTCTGTACATTACCCGTCAGGTTACACTCAACGAAACAATCCATCGGTATCTGT AGTTAATACATCACCTAGCAGTGGACGTTCAAGCCCTGGACAAGTACCTGGTATTTG GAGAGTCCGCACTTTGTATGCTTGTGTGGCCGAAAGCGATGGAGAATTGTCATTTGAACCAAATCAAATTATTACAAATG tAAAGGCCTCTTTGGAACCAGGATGGTTGGAAGGTACATTAAATGGTAAGACGGGATTGGTCCCAAAGAATTATGTTGAACAATTGCCTTGA
- the LOC100651522 gene encoding rho GTPase-activating protein 26 isoform X4, with product MLERAYDQIILPLENFRKEHIGGVKDGKKKFEKQTIKFCQSQERYLNLSTKKQDNVLQEADATLEMAERHFCQASLEYVFLLQEVQERKKFEFVETLLGFMFGWLTFYHQGHEVAEDFKPYMTELQLKIQKTRENFLATRDKTESLMNKMKDMKKSAVESGVNKLYTREGYLFLMEKKAFGTTWTKQYCTYQKDKKEFTMIPYNQLTGKFSSKEVFTLASCVRRMSDTIEKRFCFDITTIDKPNVVYTFQALSEEDRKLWLDAMDGKEPYVYLSFQNYPVVGASTKSEETTLDETGFMFVSKCITTLEERGLEEQGLYRVVGVASKVNKLLAMGLDRRKLEKLNLDDRFEWESKTITSALKTYLRTLSEPLMTFRYYNSFISAAKQEIKEARINDIHNLVYRLPKTNFNMLVLLIKHLYSVAKKSDKNLMTVGNLAVCFGPSLLRPEEETVASIMDIKFYNIVVEILIENCERIIAGPPQDTVRSTQNTIPSRSQRVNVEDGSTSSGNGTPFLRYPVHTNISSPHGHLGTRSYYDSPLAVVTKSSSIDERKNGDYEETEHTSHRMPTYLDSRSGRVKLTNANLIYHSADKVLTSGNTSSSSESIASDPHSFSSDLPVKQKRGSMMSVHYPSGYTQRNNPSVSVVNTSPSSGRSSPGQVPGIWRVRTLYACVAESDGELSFEPNQIITNVKASLEPGWLEGTLNGKTGLVPKNYVEQLP from the exons ATG cTTGAACGTGCTTATGATCAAATTATACTCCCTTTGGAAAACTTTAGAAAAGAACACATTGGAGGCGTCAAG GACGGAAAGAAGAAATTTGAGAAACAAACTATTAAATTTTGCCAAAGCCAAGAACGCTACTTGAATTTGTCTACTAAAAAACAAGACAATGTTCTTCAAGag GCTGATGCAACATTGGAAATGGCTGAAAGACATTTTTGTCAAGCTAGTTTAGAGTATGTGTTCTTGCTTCAAGAAGTACAAGAAcgtaaaaaatttgaatttgtggAAACT TTATTAGGTTTTATGTTTGGTTGGTTAACATTTTATCATCAAGGACATGAAGTTGCAGAGGATTTTAAACCTTATATGACTGAACTGCAGCTAAAAATACAAAAG ACTAGAGAAAATTTCCTTGCTACCCGGGATAAAACAGAATCACTTATGAATAAAATGAAGGATATGAAAAAG tCTGCTGTAGAAAGTGGGGTCAATAAACTATACACACGTGAAGGTTATTTGTTTCTAATGGAAAaga AGGCATTTGGCACAACATGGACAAAACAGTATTGCACATATCAAAAGGACAAAAAGGAATTTACAATGATACCTTATAATCAACTTACAGGAAAGTTT AGTAGCAAAGAAGTTTTTACATTGGCATCTTGTGTACGTCGTATGTCAGATACAATTGAAAAACGATTTTGCTTTGATATCACCACTATTGATAA aCCTAATGTAGTATATACATTCCAAGCGCTTTCTGAAGAAGATAGAAAATTATGGCTTGATGCCATGGATGGTAAAGAACCA TATGTATATTTATCATTCCAGAATTATCCTGTAGTAGGTGCATCAACCAAATCTGAAGAAACCACCTTAGATGAAACTGGTTTCATGTTCGTATCAAAATGCATTACAACGCTCGAGGAAAGAG GCCTTGAAGAACAAGGTCTCTACAGAGTCGTTGGTGTTGCTTCCAAAGTAAATAAACTTTTAGCTATGGGGCTAGATAGAAGGAAACTAGAGAAACTTAATCTGGATGATCGCTTTGAATGGGAAAGTAAAACTATTACTAGTGCACTCAAAACATATTTGAGGACGCTATCTGAACCGTTAATGACTTTCCGATATTATAATAGTTTCATTTCAGCTGCGA AACAAGAAATCAAAGAAGCACGTATCAATGATATTCATAATCTTGTTTATCGACTCccaaaaacaaatttcaatatgCTAGTGCTTCTTATTAAACATTTGTACAG CGTGGCGAAAAAAAgtgataaaaatttaatgacTGTCGGTAATTTAGCGGTATGTTTCGGGCCATCCTTACTACGACCAGAAGAAGAAACAGTAGCTTCTATAAtggatattaaattttataatatagtagtcgaaattttaattgaaaattgtgagaGAATAATTGCTGGTCCACCACAAGATACTGTACGCTCAACACAAAATACCATTCCCTCTCGATCACAACGAGTTAATGTAGAAGATGGGTCAACATCTTCTGGTAATGGAACTCCTTTCCTAAGGTATCCAGTACATACTAATATATCTTCACCACATGGACAT cTTGGTACTAGATCATACTATGATAGCCCACTAGCAGTTGTTACTAAATCATCTTCTATAGATGAACGAAAAAATGGCGACTACGAAGAAACAGAACATACAAGTCACAGAATGCCGACATATTTAGATAGTCGAAGTGGACGTGTTAAATTAACGAATGCAAATCTTATATATCATTCTGCAGATAAAG TATTAACTAGTGGCAATACGAGTAGCTCGAGTGAATCAATCGCTTCTGATCCACATTCATTTTCATCCGACTTGCCAGTAAAACAAAAACGTGGTTCTATGATGTCTGTACATTACCCGTCAGGTTACACTCAACGAAACAATCCATCGGTATCTGT AGTTAATACATCACCTAGCAGTGGACGTTCAAGCCCTGGACAAGTACCTGGTATTTG GAGAGTCCGCACTTTGTATGCTTGTGTGGCCGAAAGCGATGGAGAATTGTCATTTGAACCAAATCAAATTATTACAAATG tAAAGGCCTCTTTGGAACCAGGATGGTTGGAAGGTACATTAAATGGTAAGACGGGATTGGTCCCAAAGAATTATGTTGAACAATTGCCTTGA